The window CAGGGGAGACATGGCGTTGCAGATTCGGTGAAGGTGTCAGGGGAAGAAACAGGCTGTGCTCGCGCAGCGGGCCGCGCCGCTTGAGAAAGCCGATGTCCAGGCCGCCCGGCGCCGGCCTGAGCGTGAGCCGCAAGGGGGCCGGTGAAGCCTCCCGGGCGCAGGCCAGCGGACGCAGCATGAAAAACAGGGTCTGGCCCGCCTGGGCCGCCACGTGCAGCCGGCGCAGCAGATCGTGGTCGCCCTTGCGCAGGCGCGCTTGCCACATCAGCAGGGCCTGGCAACTGTCGGCGCGCAAGACCTGCTCGGCGGCCCAGCAGGCGTCGACCGGGGTATCGGCCTGCAACTGCAGCAGGCGCGTGGCCGGCACGCCCATGGCCGCCCAGCCCGGTGCATTGATGGCGTGCGGGGCTTGCAGCAGGGCGATGCGACCGCTGGGCGCGCCTGGTCGCAGGCGCTGTGGCTGGGCCAGCAGCGGCCGCAGCAGGCGCAGTTCACCCACGCCATCCTGGGGCAGCAGCAATTCGATCAGCACCCCCGTAGGCCAGCCGCGCCCGGGCAATTCCGCATCGAGCGCCTCGAAACCGCTGGAAACCCCGCGCCCATTACCGCGCGCCAGCTGGGAGGCCAGCCAGAGCGCGGGGTGGATGGTTTCCGGCGTACGGGCCGGGGAAGAGGGAGACAGCATGGTCGGGTGCAGCGGCAAGGAAAGACGGGGAAATGGCGGTAACTGTATAAATATACAGTATTTGTTTTGGTGTGTGACAAAACCCGACTTTGTGGGGGCAGGAAAATGAAGCTGCATTCAGGAGAGCGTCCGCAAGCTCATCTTCATGGATTCCTGCATGTCTGACAGTGGATGCTGACAAGGGCTGGGGAGCTCTTCCGATAGTGAGCTTTGGTGAGCCTTCCTAAACTGCAAGCGTGGATTCAGGTTGGTGTCAGCCACTCGTGCAGAGCAGGACAGTGGCAGGCCGGACCGGTCCGCTCCACTCGACTATCCAAGCTAAGGAGTCTTACACATGGCAAATGCACAAAATCCGGGGAACAGTAATCGCGGCTTCGCCGCCATGGATCGGGAGAAACAACGCCAGATCGCCAGCATGGGCGGCAAGGCGGCCCACGCCAAGGGCGCTGCCCACGAGTTCACCTCGGCCGAAGCCCGTGAAGCCGGCCGCAAGGGTGGTCTCAACAGCCATGGCCGCAAGAATGCTGCCGCCGCTGCCGCTGCCGCCCAGAATGGCGCCAGCAGCTCGGCCCAGCCGCAGATGAACCAGGCTGCTCCGCAAGACCAGGCGCGCCAGGAGTCGCAGTCCAGCGCGCAGCAACCCCAGCAGTCGGACAATACGGCACAACAGCAAGGCTGATGGCGCCGGCCGCCTCAGGCAGCGGCTGCCGCCTCCCAGGATGGGGTCGGGCGGCGTGTAAGACGGATAACAAGAAAACGAAAGGCGCGCAGAGCGCCTTTTTTGCATTCTCTGCCGGTAAGCTAAGCTGTGTAGTCGGCCCCAGCAGTATCGAGATTTTCTAATATCCGTCGAAAAATATTAATTTTTTGGCGAAAACTCGATATCTCATTGTGAAAAATTAATCTGCAGCCTTTAACGGGGCGGGTGGATCCGTTGTGGTCTGGAAGCTGCGTCCCACTACTTCCTCGATACGATCCAATACATGGGCAGGCAGATGCCCATATTGCTTCCTGCGATGCGCCGAGAGACGGCCCCGGTTGGACTGGATCATCCGGATGAGCGCCGAGAGGTCCTTTTGCGGCAAATCCAGCTCATCATTGAGTTCACTGAAGGCTGCATCATATCCTTTGAGGTAAGCCAGTTCCTGGGGAATCTCCTCGCGCACGGCCTGCCGGACCATGTCATGCAGGAAGGCCACTTCCCGGTCAGCCCGGAGGAAGCGGTAGGCGCGGCTGCCGGGGTGGCTGATGACGATGGGCTCCTGATCGCCCCGACGGTAATCCCACAGCGCCGTGACCGGGCGTGAAAACGCCGTCAGCAGTTCGCTATAGGCGGGAATGTTCTTTTCGATGACCGCCGAGACCGGGACCAGCGTGCCGGGCGCCATCAGCGTGGAACGTGCCAGCACATGCTGGATCAGGAAACGGTGCAGACGGCCATTGCCATCCAGGAAAGGGTGCAGATAGACGAAGCCAAAGGCGGCGCAGGCCGTCTTGACCAGCAGGTCGGTACAACGCCGGGTATCGTTGACGAAGTCTTCCCAGCCCCGCATGACGTATTCCAGATCTTCTGCCGGCGCGGGGAAAAAACTGACCCGGCCACTGGCGTCTTCCAGCCAGTTCTGCTGGTGTCGATAGCTGGCTTCCTGGCTGTAGACGTCGCGCACGATGGCATTTTGCAGACCGACCAGCCATTGTTCATTGACCTCCACTGGCTCGCCTGCCCGCTGCAATAGCTGGACGAATCGTTCCTGCTTGTTGAAGCTGGGCGTTTCTGACTCGATGGCATAGCTGCTGCGCGTTTCGGAGAGGTACAGATAGGCCACCGCCCGCCGGTAGAGCTCCGGGTCTTCCAGGGCTTCCAGGGCGTGACGTGCTTCCTTCAGAAGTTCTTCCAGCGGGGGTGTGCAGCTCATTACGCTGCGCCGCACGACGGGACAGAACGCAGGCGTGCCCAGCGCATTGTTCCGGATCCGGAACTTGGGCGAGCGCACGGGCTGCGCAGCGGTGTAATAGATGTCTTCGGGGAACAGGTCGACGTAGCCGCCGTTGGGTAGGGCCGCTACCTGAAGTTCGTCGCCGGTGAGCCATTCCCAGAGAAAACAGGCACGCCGGATGTGCTCACCCGTCGGTTTGGCCTGCCATTGGGCTATCAGCGCTGCCGGAGTGATCTCGGCGCTGGCGAAGGCGGCATCGATGACCTCCAGGTTGACCCCTTCGTGCCGCAAGGCAAACTCCAGATGGCCTACCAATGAGGTGTCAATGGCTACCGAAGCCGGAAAGAGAATGCGTGTGCCTGAATCCACTCGCCGGTTCACTGAGGAATCCGTGAAGGCGACCCGCTCCAGCGGGGTGACTTCCAGATGCAGCGTATCGATCAGATGTTGATAGCCTAGCGGGGTCATGGCATCGAATTTTCTTAATTCCTATCGAGAAATCATAATTTATCACGAAAAAATTATAATTTTATCGAGATTTATTAATTTCTCGCCGCGAATAGCCTCTCAGGAGCGCGCCAGGTCATCCATCATCGGCACCAGCGCCAGCAGGAACAGGCCTGCGGCCAGCGGCATGGTGGCCAGGAAGCCCACCAGCTTGAAGCCCAATGCTCCGGCCACGCCCCCCAGGAAGAACATCAGCAGCAAGGACCCCAGCAGCATGAACTTGCGCCGCGCCGCGGGCACCGGGTCTTCCCCGTGCTCGCCTGGCTGGCGCGGTGCGGCGCTCCAGTAGCATATCTTGCCGATCTCGATGCCGATGTCGGTGACCAGCCCGGTGACGTGGGTGGTGCGGATCTCGGAGCGGGAAATCTTGCTGATCATGGCGTTCTGCAAGCCCATCACGAAGCACAGCAGCGCCACCGTGACCGGCACGAACAGCACCCGGTGATTTTCCAGGTTGCTGCCCAGGATGCCAAAGCACAGCAACAGCATGGCTTCCAGCATCAGGGGCATGGCGTATTCGCTGTGCAGGCTGCGTCGGCGCGCCCAGTTGATCATGACCGTCGAACAGGCCGCGCCGGCCAGGAAGGAGAGCAGGGCGCTGGCGCCGCCCACCAGCAGCAGGGTCTCGCCCAGCACCAGGTTGTCGGCCAGCGACGAGACGATGCCTGACATGTGCGAGGTGTACTGCCCCACCGCCAGGAAGCCGCCGGCATTGACGGCCCCGGCGATGAAGGCCAGCGAACGGCCTAGGTGGCGGTTGGAAAGGTCGGTGCGCGCCGGGCTGGTGAGGCGGCGCAGATAATCGATGGGCATGACAGGTCCGGTTAGGCGCGAGAACGCTGGCGCAGCCTCATCTTCAAGCCGTCCTACCCCCATCGAGGGCGGCTTCTTGCTGCCTTTTCCTTCAGCGTTTTCTATGCTGACAAGCATACTTCTTCTTGCGCCCTCATGGTTGCCGATCAGCACATACCTGATGTGCGTCAGCCGGTGCAAGCAGGTCTTGTGTTTTCACCTTGCCACAGGAGGACCCATTCCATGAGCATTCCCATCGATATTCCCGGCGGCGACAAGCTGGACGAAATGACGGCCCCGCTCATGCAGCCAGGCGTGCAACAGGCCGAGGGCGGCGGTTTTCGCGGCATCGTCCTGAT is drawn from Herbaspirillum seropedicae and contains these coding sequences:
- the imuA gene encoding translesion DNA synthesis-associated protein ImuA is translated as MLSPSSPARTPETIHPALWLASQLARGNGRGVSSGFEALDAELPGRGWPTGVLIELLLPQDGVGELRLLRPLLAQPQRLRPGAPSGRIALLQAPHAINAPGWAAMGVPATRLLQLQADTPVDACWAAEQVLRADSCQALLMWQARLRKGDHDLLRRLHVAAQAGQTLFFMLRPLACAREASPAPLRLTLRPAPGGLDIGFLKRRGPLREHSLFLPLTPSPNLQRHVSPVDRRTPATAAAGSLPSELAG
- a CDS encoding KGG domain-containing protein; its protein translation is MANAQNPGNSNRGFAAMDREKQRQIASMGGKAAHAKGAAHEFTSAEAREAGRKGGLNSHGRKNAAAAAAAAQNGASSSAQPQMNQAAPQDQARQESQSSAQQPQQSDNTAQQQG
- a CDS encoding Fic family protein: MTPLGYQHLIDTLHLEVTPLERVAFTDSSVNRRVDSGTRILFPASVAIDTSLVGHLEFALRHEGVNLEVIDAAFASAEITPAALIAQWQAKPTGEHIRRACFLWEWLTGDELQVAALPNGGYVDLFPEDIYYTAAQPVRSPKFRIRNNALGTPAFCPVVRRSVMSCTPPLEELLKEARHALEALEDPELYRRAVAYLYLSETRSSYAIESETPSFNKQERFVQLLQRAGEPVEVNEQWLVGLQNAIVRDVYSQEASYRHQQNWLEDASGRVSFFPAPAEDLEYVMRGWEDFVNDTRRCTDLLVKTACAAFGFVYLHPFLDGNGRLHRFLIQHVLARSTLMAPGTLVPVSAVIEKNIPAYSELLTAFSRPVTALWDYRRGDQEPIVISHPGSRAYRFLRADREVAFLHDMVRQAVREEIPQELAYLKGYDAAFSELNDELDLPQKDLSALIRMIQSNRGRLSAHRRKQYGHLPAHVLDRIEEVVGRSFQTTTDPPAPLKAAD
- a CDS encoding YoaK family protein; the protein is MPIDYLRRLTSPARTDLSNRHLGRSLAFIAGAVNAGGFLAVGQYTSHMSGIVSSLADNLVLGETLLLVGGASALLSFLAGAACSTVMINWARRRSLHSEYAMPLMLEAMLLLCFGILGSNLENHRVLFVPVTVALLCFVMGLQNAMISKISRSEIRTTHVTGLVTDIGIEIGKICYWSAAPRQPGEHGEDPVPAARRKFMLLGSLLLMFFLGGVAGALGFKLVGFLATMPLAAGLFLLALVPMMDDLARS